A region of Kribbella sp. NBC_01245 DNA encodes the following proteins:
- a CDS encoding DUF1707 SHOCT-like domain-containing protein: MSLEQPPAPRASDRDREQAAALIQEAHGDGRLDLDELDERLTQIYQAKTRQELVHLTADLEPAEPVAPVGHGGQSDVLTFQLQHARVRREGKWQVPPKITADLMHAQVRLDFTEAVLRSSHVLIEATVTHASILLIIPPGWSVDIDQVQSQGGSVTNKAGDPRAGAPRLQVTGISTYGRITVRHPRGHRWWWPWGRTPARRELSA, translated from the coding sequence ATGAGTCTGGAGCAACCGCCGGCACCCCGTGCGTCCGACCGCGATCGCGAGCAGGCCGCCGCCCTGATCCAGGAGGCGCACGGCGACGGCAGGCTCGATCTCGACGAGCTGGACGAGCGGCTGACCCAGATTTACCAGGCGAAGACCCGGCAGGAACTGGTCCACCTCACGGCCGACCTGGAGCCCGCCGAACCGGTCGCACCCGTCGGACACGGCGGCCAGTCCGACGTACTGACTTTTCAGCTCCAGCACGCCAGGGTGCGCCGCGAAGGCAAATGGCAGGTGCCGCCGAAGATCACGGCCGACCTGATGCATGCGCAGGTCCGGCTCGACTTCACCGAGGCGGTGTTGCGATCGTCACACGTCCTGATCGAGGCGACGGTGACGCACGCGTCGATTCTCCTGATCATCCCGCCGGGTTGGAGCGTCGACATCGATCAGGTTCAGTCACAGGGTGGCTCGGTCACCAACAAGGCGGGCGATCCGCGGGCGGGAGCGCCGCGGCTACAGGTGACCGGAATCTCGACGTACGGCCGCATCACCGTGCGGCATCCGCGCGGCCACCGCTGGTGGTGGCCGTGGGGCCGGACGCCGGCCCGCCGCGAATTGTCGGCATAG
- a CDS encoding acyl-CoA dehydrogenase family protein, with protein MTASLDLVDVDSLLNSEELAIRATARRFADERLRPQLPEWFESGKIPARELAKELGSLGFLGMHLTGYGCAGVGSVAYGLACLEIEAADSGMRSLVSVQGSLAMYAIWKYGSDEQKDEWLPRMAAGDAIGCFGLTEPDFGSNPGGMRTNARRDGDDWVLNGSKMWITNGSIAEVAVVWARTDDGVRGFVVPTSTPGFSAPEIKNKLSLRASVTSELVLDDVRLPAAAMLPLAKGLSGPLGCLNEARFGIIFGAMGAARDCLETAISYAQERLVFDKALAAYQLTQAKLADMAVELNKGILLAVHLGRLKENGSLRPEQVSVGKLNNVREAIAIARECRTILGANGISGEYPIMRHANNLESVLTYEGTSEVHQLVIGQALTGHAAFR; from the coding sequence ATGACCGCTTCGCTTGATCTCGTCGATGTCGATTCGCTGCTCAACTCCGAAGAGCTCGCGATCCGGGCGACGGCGCGCCGATTCGCCGATGAGCGCCTGCGGCCGCAGCTGCCCGAGTGGTTCGAGTCCGGCAAGATCCCGGCGCGCGAACTGGCGAAGGAGCTCGGCTCACTCGGTTTCCTCGGCATGCACCTCACTGGGTATGGCTGCGCCGGCGTCGGTTCGGTGGCGTATGGCCTTGCCTGCTTGGAGATCGAGGCCGCCGACTCGGGCATGCGCTCGCTGGTCAGCGTGCAGGGTTCGCTCGCGATGTATGCGATCTGGAAGTACGGCAGCGACGAGCAGAAGGACGAGTGGCTGCCGCGGATGGCCGCGGGCGACGCCATCGGTTGCTTTGGTCTGACCGAGCCCGACTTCGGATCCAACCCGGGCGGTATGCGGACGAACGCGCGCCGCGATGGCGACGACTGGGTGCTCAACGGGTCGAAGATGTGGATCACCAACGGCTCGATCGCCGAGGTGGCGGTCGTCTGGGCCCGGACCGACGACGGCGTGCGCGGTTTCGTCGTACCAACGTCGACGCCTGGGTTTTCGGCGCCTGAGATCAAGAACAAGTTGTCCCTGCGTGCCTCGGTGACGTCGGAGCTCGTTCTGGATGACGTACGACTGCCCGCCGCCGCGATGCTGCCGCTGGCGAAGGGGCTGTCCGGTCCGCTCGGGTGTTTGAACGAGGCCCGGTTCGGCATCATCTTCGGCGCGATGGGCGCGGCCCGGGACTGCCTGGAGACGGCGATCTCTTACGCGCAGGAGCGGCTGGTGTTCGACAAGGCGCTCGCGGCGTACCAGCTGACCCAGGCGAAGCTGGCCGATATGGCCGTCGAGCTGAACAAGGGCATCCTGCTCGCCGTGCACCTCGGCCGCCTCAAGGAGAACGGCTCGTTGCGGCCGGAGCAGGTCAGCGTCGGCAAGCTCAACAACGTGCGTGAGGCGATCGCGATCGCCCGAGAGTGCCGCACGATCCTCGGCGCCAACGGCATCAGCGGCGAATACCCGATCATGCGCCACGCGAACAACCTCGAATCCGTCCTCACCTACGAGGGCACCTCCGAAGTCCACCAACTAGTAATCGGCCAAGCCCTTACGGGCCACGCCGCCTTCCGCTAG
- a CDS encoding M50 family metallopeptidase, which produces MTALLTFLGILVFVIGMVVSVSLHEAGHMIPAKKFGMKVTQFFFGFGRTVWSFKRGETEYGIKAIPFGGFVRIIGMLPPGKDQDPDKVRSASTGPFQSLVDNARAAEYETIDPADHGRLFYQKPWWQKLIVMASGPLVNVVIAFILFGGLFMIYGASELQTTVKTVSECVIPANEATPTRKCTDKDKVSPAQAAGIKPGDRIVSFNGVQITEWEQLTPLIRANTDKAATIVVERDGKQLPPLQTNTMLNQVIEKTGSDKVVNVGFLGVSPETEIVRQGPVYTIKQMGVITEATFQALLRFPQKLVGVAEAIVGGERDKNGPMSVVGAGRVAGEVASDQSITGGARFAFLISLLASVNLFLALFNFVPLLPLDGGHMVGAIWEGIKRGFAKLLGRPDPGHVDVGKLLPVAYVMASIFVVMGVLLVIADVVNPIRLNG; this is translated from the coding sequence ATGACCGCACTGCTCACGTTCCTCGGCATCCTGGTCTTCGTGATCGGCATGGTCGTCTCGGTCTCGCTGCATGAGGCCGGTCACATGATCCCGGCGAAGAAGTTCGGGATGAAGGTGACGCAGTTCTTCTTCGGCTTCGGCCGTACGGTCTGGTCGTTCAAACGCGGTGAGACGGAGTACGGGATCAAGGCCATCCCGTTCGGCGGTTTCGTCCGCATCATCGGCATGCTGCCGCCGGGCAAGGACCAGGACCCGGACAAGGTCCGCAGTGCCAGCACCGGCCCGTTCCAGTCGCTGGTCGACAACGCCCGCGCCGCGGAGTACGAGACGATCGACCCGGCGGACCACGGCCGGCTGTTCTACCAGAAGCCCTGGTGGCAGAAGCTGATCGTGATGGCCTCGGGCCCGTTGGTGAACGTGGTGATCGCGTTCATCCTGTTCGGCGGCCTGTTCATGATCTACGGCGCCTCCGAGCTGCAGACCACGGTCAAGACGGTCAGCGAATGCGTGATCCCGGCGAACGAGGCGACACCGACGCGGAAGTGCACCGACAAGGACAAGGTCTCGCCGGCGCAGGCGGCCGGGATCAAGCCGGGCGACCGGATCGTGTCCTTCAACGGCGTCCAGATCACCGAGTGGGAGCAGCTCACCCCGCTGATCCGGGCCAACACCGACAAGGCCGCCACGATCGTGGTCGAGCGGGACGGCAAGCAGCTCCCGCCCCTGCAGACCAACACCATGCTGAACCAGGTGATCGAGAAGACCGGCTCCGACAAGGTCGTGAACGTCGGCTTCCTCGGCGTCTCCCCGGAGACCGAGATCGTGCGGCAGGGCCCGGTCTACACGATCAAGCAGATGGGCGTGATCACCGAGGCCACCTTCCAGGCGCTGCTGCGATTCCCGCAGAAGCTGGTCGGTGTGGCCGAGGCGATCGTGGGTGGCGAGCGCGACAAGAACGGCCCGATGAGCGTGGTCGGCGCCGGCCGGGTCGCGGGTGAGGTGGCGTCCGACCAGAGCATCACCGGTGGCGCGCGGTTCGCGTTCCTGATCTCGCTGCTTGCCTCGGTGAACCTGTTCCTCGCGCTGTTCAATTTCGTGCCGCTGCTGCCGCTGGACGGCGGTCACATGGTCGGGGCGATCTGGGAGGGCATCAAGCGCGGTTTCGCCAAGCTGCTCGGCCGGCCCGACCCCGGGCACGTCGATGTCGGCAAGCTGCTGCCGGTCGCTTATGTGATGGCCAGTATCTTCGTGGTGATGGGTGTGCTGCTCGTCATCGCGGATGTCGTCAACCCGATCAGACTCAACGGTTAG
- the dxr gene encoding 1-deoxy-D-xylulose-5-phosphate reductoisomerase, protein MNSRDVVILGSTGSIGTQALELIGRNRDRFRVLAISAGGDNVGLLAQQALEFEVEVVAVAKATVVQDLQLAFYAEAQRKGYAQGEFRIPKIIAGPDAATELAGLPCDVVLNGITGSVGLGPTLAALDAGNTLALANKESLVVGGPLVTKRVKPGQIVPVDSEHSAIAQCLRSGTGQEVRKLILTASGGPFRGRPRRELARVTPAQALEHPNFAMGPVVTINSATLVNKGLELIEAHLLFGVPLNEVEVVVHPQQAVHSMVEFVDGSTIAQIGIPTMTLPIALGMSWPDRVPDAAMPWSWAEASTWEFLPLDNEAFPSVQLAREAGIRGGTAPAVFNAANEECVAAFRAGRLPFLAIVDTVARVVTDHDVPSYVDLSIEDVLSAESWARTRARQLIGVQETTQV, encoded by the coding sequence GTGAATTCCCGCGATGTCGTCATCCTCGGTTCGACCGGCTCGATCGGTACTCAGGCGCTCGAGCTGATCGGCCGTAATCGCGACCGATTCCGGGTGCTGGCGATCAGCGCGGGCGGCGACAACGTCGGGCTGTTGGCGCAGCAGGCGCTCGAGTTCGAGGTCGAGGTGGTCGCCGTCGCGAAGGCCACCGTGGTCCAGGATCTGCAGCTCGCGTTCTACGCCGAGGCGCAGCGCAAGGGTTATGCGCAGGGTGAGTTCCGCATCCCCAAGATCATCGCCGGGCCGGACGCCGCGACCGAGCTGGCGGGGCTCCCGTGTGATGTGGTGCTGAACGGCATCACCGGTTCGGTCGGCCTCGGCCCGACCCTCGCCGCGCTCGATGCGGGGAACACGCTTGCCCTCGCGAACAAGGAGTCCCTGGTCGTCGGCGGGCCGCTCGTCACCAAGCGGGTCAAACCGGGCCAGATCGTGCCGGTCGACTCCGAGCACAGCGCGATCGCCCAGTGCCTGCGCAGCGGGACCGGCCAGGAGGTGCGCAAGCTCATCCTCACCGCGAGCGGCGGGCCGTTCCGAGGGCGGCCGCGGCGCGAACTGGCCCGCGTGACGCCCGCGCAAGCGCTGGAACATCCGAACTTCGCGATGGGCCCGGTGGTGACGATCAACTCCGCCACCTTGGTGAACAAAGGGCTCGAGCTGATCGAGGCACACCTGCTCTTCGGCGTACCGCTGAATGAGGTCGAGGTGGTTGTGCATCCGCAACAGGCCGTGCACTCGATGGTGGAGTTCGTTGACGGGTCCACCATCGCCCAGATCGGTATCCCGACGATGACCCTGCCGATCGCACTCGGGATGAGCTGGCCGGACCGCGTTCCGGACGCGGCGATGCCGTGGAGCTGGGCCGAGGCGAGCACCTGGGAGTTCCTGCCGCTCGACAACGAGGCGTTCCCGTCGGTCCAGCTGGCCCGCGAGGCCGGGATCAGGGGCGGTACGGCGCCGGCCGTGTTCAACGCGGCGAACGAGGAGTGCGTGGCCGCGTTCCGGGCCGGACGGCTGCCTTTCCTCGCGATCGTCGACACCGTGGCCCGGGTGGTGACCGATCACGACGTACCCTCGTATGTGGACCTTTCCATCGAGGACGTGCTCTCGGCGGAGTCCTGGGCCCGCACCCGTGCCCGCCAGCTGATCGGCGTACAGGAGACGACACAGGTATGA